From the Nitratidesulfovibrio sp. genome, one window contains:
- the ilvD gene encoding dihydroxy-acid dehydratase → MRSKKMTHGLEKAPHRSLLHALGLTREEIERPLVGVVNSANEVVPGHVHLHTIATAVKAGVRAAGGTPMEFPAIAVCDGLAMNHEGMHFSLPSREIIADSIEIMATAHPFDALVFIPNCDKSVPGMLMAMLRLDIPSIMVSGGPMLAGGTLAGRTDLISVFEAVGRVQRGDMTMAELDEMTETACPGCGSCAGMFTANTMNCMAETMGLALPGNGTIPAVTAARVRLAKHAGMKVMELLEKNITPRSIVTPRAVANAVAVDMALGGSTNTVLHLPAVFGEAGLDLTLDIFDEVSRKTPNLCKLSPAGHHHIQDLHAAGGIPAVMAELTRKGLVDTSVMTVTGKTLAENLAELNARVLNHDVIHSVDAPYSAQGGIAILKGSLAPQGAVVKQSAVAPEMMVREAVARVFDSEGEAHAAIMGGKISKGDAIIIRYEGPRGGPGMREMLSPTAAIAGMGLGADVALITDGRFSGGTRGAAIGHVSPEAADGGNIGLVKEGDRILIDIPARRLDLLVDEAELAARRETFVPLEKPVTSPLLRRYARQVTSAATGAMYRK, encoded by the coding sequence ATGCGCAGCAAAAAGATGACCCATGGATTGGAGAAGGCCCCGCACCGTTCGCTGCTGCATGCCCTGGGGCTGACGCGCGAGGAGATCGAACGCCCTCTGGTGGGCGTGGTAAACTCTGCCAACGAGGTGGTGCCCGGCCACGTGCACCTGCACACCATTGCCACGGCGGTAAAGGCCGGGGTGCGCGCGGCGGGCGGCACGCCCATGGAATTTCCGGCCATTGCGGTCTGTGATGGTTTGGCCATGAACCACGAGGGCATGCATTTTTCGCTGCCGTCGCGCGAAATCATTGCCGATTCCATCGAGATCATGGCCACGGCGCACCCGTTCGACGCGCTGGTGTTCATTCCCAACTGTGACAAGTCGGTGCCCGGCATGCTCATGGCCATGCTGCGGCTGGACATTCCGTCCATCATGGTCAGCGGCGGCCCCATGCTGGCGGGCGGCACGCTGGCGGGCCGCACCGACCTGATCAGCGTGTTCGAGGCCGTGGGCCGCGTGCAGCGCGGCGACATGACCATGGCCGAACTGGACGAGATGACCGAAACGGCCTGCCCCGGCTGCGGTTCGTGCGCGGGCATGTTCACGGCCAACACCATGAACTGCATGGCCGAAACCATGGGCCTTGCCCTGCCGGGCAACGGCACCATCCCGGCGGTGACGGCGGCGCGCGTGCGCCTGGCCAAGCACGCGGGCATGAAGGTGATGGAACTGCTGGAAAAGAACATCACCCCGCGCTCCATCGTCACCCCGCGCGCGGTGGCTAACGCCGTGGCCGTGGACATGGCCCTTGGCGGCTCCACCAACACGGTGCTGCACCTGCCCGCCGTGTTCGGCGAGGCCGGGCTGGACCTGACGCTGGACATCTTCGACGAGGTCAGCCGCAAGACCCCCAACCTGTGCAAGCTCTCCCCCGCCGGGCACCACCACATCCAGGACCTGCACGCCGCAGGCGGCATCCCGGCGGTGATGGCGGAACTGACCAGGAAGGGGCTGGTGGACACCTCGGTCATGACCGTCACCGGCAAGACCCTGGCCGAAAACCTGGCCGAGCTGAACGCGCGCGTGCTCAATCACGACGTAATACATTCCGTTGACGCTCCGTATTCGGCACAGGGTGGCATCGCCATCCTCAAGGGTTCGCTGGCCCCGCAGGGCGCGGTGGTCAAGCAGTCTGCCGTGGCGCCGGAAATGATGGTGCGCGAGGCCGTGGCCCGGGTGTTCGATTCCGAGGGCGAAGCCCACGCCGCCATCATGGGCGGCAAGATCAGCAAGGGCGACGCCATCATAATCCGCTACGAAGGGCCGCGCGGCGGCCCCGGCATGCGCGAGATGCTTTCGCCCACCGCCGCCATCGCGGGCATGGGCCTGGGCGCAGACGTGGCCCTGATCACCGACGGCCGCTTCAGCGGCGGCACGCGCGGCGCGGCCATCGGCCACGTTTCGCCGGAAGCCGCCGACGGCGGCAACATCGGGCTGGTCAAGGAAGGCGACCGTATCCTCATTGACATCCCCGCCCGCAGGCTGGACCTGCTGGTGGACGAGGCGGAACTGGCCGCCCGGCGCGAAACCTTCGTGCCGCTGGAAAAGCCGGTCACCTCGCCCCTGCTGCGCCGCTATGCCCGCCAGGTGACCAGCGCGGCCACCGGGGCCATGTACCGCAAGTAG
- a CDS encoding FtsX-like permease family protein, with the protein MRTLFRLLGRGVADLFLHPWAQLLSMAAVTLVVFLSGLFLMALATVDAELSASRGETVYQVYWRPGTDMAHVRGQWEELRHMPWLASLETYSPDEALDALARRMSETGTGGSGNEPDMGFLSGKSPLPPTALLTFAPREADPEKWSADTQSFLKAMPGVERVAASPLRDELGKAWRSASRFVIWPTVGFLGVVLALVVGNTVRLTLSTRREEIEILQLVGARNWYIRLPLVVAGALQGLLGGGLASLLLLVVHWRFRTALNVPPLLLELRLPPPDQAALLLAVPVLMGILGSWIAVRSR; encoded by the coding sequence ATGCGCACGCTCTTTCGCCTGCTGGGCCGCGGCGTGGCCGACCTGTTCCTGCACCCGTGGGCGCAGCTGCTGTCCATGGCGGCGGTGACGCTGGTGGTCTTTCTGTCCGGGCTGTTCCTGATGGCCCTGGCCACGGTGGACGCCGAACTCAGCGCCTCGCGCGGGGAAACGGTGTACCAGGTGTACTGGCGCCCCGGTACGGACATGGCCCACGTGCGCGGCCAGTGGGAAGAGCTGCGCCACATGCCCTGGCTGGCCAGCCTGGAAACCTACAGCCCCGACGAGGCACTGGATGCCCTGGCCCGGCGCATGAGCGAAACCGGCACCGGCGGGTCGGGCAACGAACCGGACATGGGCTTTCTGTCCGGCAAAAGCCCCCTGCCGCCCACGGCCCTGCTGACCTTTGCCCCGCGCGAGGCCGACCCCGAAAAGTGGTCCGCCGACACCCAGTCCTTTCTCAAGGCCATGCCCGGCGTTGAACGGGTGGCCGCTTCGCCCCTGCGCGACGAGTTGGGCAAGGCGTGGCGCTCGGCCAGCCGCTTCGTGATCTGGCCCACCGTGGGCTTTCTGGGCGTGGTGCTGGCGCTGGTGGTGGGCAACACCGTACGGCTCACCCTGTCCACCCGGCGGGAAGAAATCGAGATCCTGCAACTGGTGGGCGCGCGCAACTGGTACATCCGCCTGCCCCTGGTGGTGGCGGGTGCGTTGCAGGGGCTGCTGGGCGGGGGGCTGGCCAGCCTGCTGCTGCTTGTTGTGCACTGGCGCTTCCGCACCGCGCTCAACGTACCGCCCCTGCTGCTGGAACTGCGCCTGCCCCCGCCGGACCAGGCCGCCCTGCTGCTGGCCGTGCCCGTGCTCATGGGCATTCTGGGCAGTTGGATTGCCGTCCGCAGCCGGTAG